From the genome of Pseudomonas sp. gcc21, one region includes:
- a CDS encoding SDR family oxidoreductase, with protein MNKVVLITGSSSGMGKATALLLAESGYTVYAGVRDNSDELMSEAQRRKLTINTLKLDVQDTISIRDAVRYIMAREGKIDVLVNNAGFGLLATLEDGTDEEIFKQFDVNVFGLIKMTREVLPHMRQAGGGVIINISSFLGRMGLPLLAHYNASKYAVEGITDSLRFEVAPFGIRVHSILAGLFGTNFVKKGLVANARTTSEDSPYKNLVSHFVPIVAAAINEGPSPQPIAEAVKSVIENADSDIAIKVGTEAEQFVPLRKSMDDKTFESKVKKTFGL; from the coding sequence ATGAACAAAGTTGTATTGATTACTGGCTCTTCCTCCGGAATGGGCAAAGCAACAGCTTTATTGTTGGCTGAAAGTGGTTATACCGTTTATGCCGGGGTCCGGGATAACAGCGATGAATTGATGAGCGAAGCGCAGCGTCGCAAGCTGACAATCAACACCTTGAAGCTGGACGTACAGGACACCATCTCTATTCGCGATGCGGTCAGGTATATCATGGCCAGGGAAGGAAAGATCGACGTATTGGTGAACAACGCGGGCTTCGGACTGCTTGCCACGCTTGAGGACGGCACCGACGAAGAAATATTCAAGCAGTTCGATGTGAACGTATTCGGTCTGATCAAGATGACGCGGGAGGTGCTGCCCCATATGCGTCAGGCCGGTGGTGGCGTCATCATCAATATATCGTCGTTCCTCGGCAGGATGGGGCTGCCGTTGCTCGCCCACTACAATGCCAGCAAGTACGCGGTTGAGGGCATCACCGATTCGTTGCGCTTTGAAGTGGCGCCCTTCGGCATCCGCGTACACTCCATACTTGCCGGATTGTTCGGTACCAATTTCGTCAAGAAGGGCCTTGTTGCCAACGCTCGCACCACCAGTGAGGATTCGCCCTACAAGAACCTGGTCTCGCACTTCGTCCCGATTGTAGCCGCCGCAATCAATGAAGGCCCCTCACCTCAGCCAATCGCCGAAGCTGTAAAGAGCGTTATCGAGAATGCCGACAGCGACATTGCTATCAAAGTAGGCACCGAAGCCGAGCAATTCGTGCCTCTGCGCAAGAGTATGGACGACAAAACATTTGAATCCAAAGTGAAGAAGACCTTCGGTCTCTGA
- a CDS encoding TRAP transporter permease, giving the protein MSEQNLQRDEVDTELEDMIASSDTGARKPGGFTGKLLVCIAATWSLFQLWIASPLPYMVGFGVFNSAEARSIHLAFAVFLGFMAFPALKRSPRDHVPILDWVLALVASFCAAYLFIFYSELASRPGSPTTTDVVVGVTGLIMLLEATRRALGPPLMIVAAIFIIYSLAGPHMPGILAHRGVSLEALTNHQWLTSQGVFGIALGVSTSFVFLFVLFGALLDKAGAGNYFIKVAFSLLGHYRGGPAKAAVVASGMTGLISGSSIANVVTTGTFTIPMMKRVGFSSEKAGAVEVASSVNGQIMPPVMGAAAFLMVEYVGISYVEVIKHAFLPALISYIALVYIVHLEAMKAGMQGLESSNPPRPLVRKVLGFLTGLLLLMGLSLIVYYGLGWLKPILGDSAFWVISAILMAVYIGLLKLGSKYPELELDDPDSPVVKLPQTRPTVMSGLHYILPVIVLIWCLMVERLSPGLSAFWATVFMIIIILTQRPLIALFRGQSALVDDLKHGLSDLWQGLVAGARNMIGIGIATATAGIIVGAVSQTGVGLVLADLVELLSMGNLMLMLILTALLSLILGMGLPTTANYIVVSALLAPVVVTLGQQNGLIVPLIAVHLFVFFFGIMADVTPPVGLASFAAAAVSGGDPIRTGFQAFYYSLRTAALPFLFIFNTDLLLIDVSLWHGVVVFIIATIAMLIFAAATQGWLIVRNRWYENILLLLVAFTLFRPGFWMDIIDDPYQSIPPAELTQALDRVDEGSHLRMQVSGLDKIGDPRTFHLLVPVPDGATGEEKMEELGLMLMQDGERTLVDMVTYGSLAADLGFDFDQEILEVLAPVDRIAKEWMWIPGLMLFAIIVGLQWSRRKPTDTPRVEATARV; this is encoded by the coding sequence GTCTGTATCGCGGCCACCTGGTCATTATTTCAACTGTGGATCGCCTCGCCATTGCCTTACATGGTGGGTTTCGGCGTGTTCAACAGCGCCGAGGCGCGTTCGATCCACCTGGCGTTCGCCGTGTTCCTCGGTTTTATGGCCTTCCCGGCGCTCAAGCGCTCACCCCGCGATCATGTGCCGATACTCGACTGGGTTCTCGCCCTGGTCGCGTCTTTCTGCGCAGCCTATCTGTTCATATTCTATTCCGAGCTGGCCAGCCGCCCCGGAAGCCCGACGACAACAGACGTTGTGGTAGGTGTAACCGGCCTGATCATGTTGCTTGAAGCAACCCGGCGTGCGCTCGGCCCGCCGCTGATGATCGTCGCCGCGATATTCATCATCTATTCCCTCGCCGGCCCCCATATGCCGGGGATTCTGGCGCACCGTGGCGTCAGCCTAGAAGCTCTCACCAACCATCAATGGCTGACCAGCCAAGGCGTGTTCGGTATCGCGCTAGGCGTCTCAACCAGCTTCGTGTTCCTGTTCGTTTTATTCGGTGCGCTGCTCGACAAGGCAGGCGCCGGCAACTATTTCATCAAGGTCGCGTTCTCGTTACTCGGTCACTACCGAGGTGGCCCGGCCAAGGCCGCGGTGGTGGCCTCAGGCATGACCGGCCTGATATCCGGTTCCTCCATCGCCAACGTAGTGACCACCGGCACCTTCACGATTCCGATGATGAAGCGCGTCGGCTTTTCCTCGGAGAAGGCCGGCGCGGTCGAGGTCGCCTCTTCGGTGAACGGCCAGATCATGCCGCCGGTAATGGGCGCGGCAGCCTTCCTGATGGTCGAATACGTGGGTATTTCCTACGTTGAAGTCATCAAGCATGCCTTCCTGCCAGCACTGATCTCATACATAGCACTGGTTTATATCGTGCATCTGGAAGCCATGAAGGCCGGCATGCAGGGGTTAGAGTCGAGCAACCCGCCCCGTCCTTTAGTGCGCAAGGTGCTTGGCTTCCTGACCGGCCTTTTATTACTGATGGGGTTGTCGCTGATCGTCTATTACGGCCTCGGTTGGCTCAAGCCGATTCTGGGTGACAGTGCCTTCTGGGTGATATCCGCAATCCTGATGGCGGTTTACATCGGGTTGCTGAAACTGGGTTCAAAGTATCCGGAGCTGGAACTGGACGATCCGGATTCGCCGGTGGTGAAGCTTCCGCAGACCCGCCCAACGGTGATGTCCGGCCTGCACTACATCCTGCCAGTGATCGTGCTGATCTGGTGCCTGATGGTTGAGCGGCTCTCGCCCGGCCTGTCCGCATTCTGGGCAACCGTATTCATGATCATCATCATCCTCACCCAGCGCCCCCTGATCGCCTTGTTTCGCGGCCAGAGCGCACTGGTTGACGACCTGAAACACGGGTTAAGCGACCTGTGGCAAGGGCTGGTCGCAGGTGCACGCAACATGATCGGCATCGGTATAGCTACAGCCACCGCCGGCATCATCGTTGGCGCAGTCTCACAGACCGGTGTGGGTCTGGTTCTGGCGGATCTGGTCGAGTTGCTGTCGATGGGCAATCTGATGCTGATGCTCATCCTGACCGCCCTGCTGAGTCTGATTCTGGGCATGGGATTGCCGACAACCGCGAACTACATCGTGGTCTCAGCGCTGCTCGCCCCTGTTGTAGTCACACTCGGTCAGCAGAACGGGTTGATCGTCCCCTTGATCGCCGTCCACCTGTTCGTATTTTTCTTCGGCATCATGGCCGACGTCACGCCTCCGGTTGGCCTGGCTTCCTTCGCCGCTGCTGCGGTGTCCGGCGGCGACCCGATCCGCACAGGTTTTCAGGCGTTCTATTACAGTCTGCGCACCGCCGCCCTGCCGTTCCTGTTCATCTTCAACACTGATCTTCTGTTGATTGATGTAAGTCTGTGGCACGGGGTCGTTGTCTTCATCATCGCGACAATTGCGATGCTCATCTTCGCCGCAGCAACCCAGGGCTGGCTGATAGTGCGCAACCGCTGGTACGAAAATATTCTCCTGCTTCTTGTGGCATTCACGCTGTTCCGGCCCGGCTTCTGGATGGACATAATCGATGACCCATACCAGTCAATTCCGCCCGCAGAACTGACCCAGGCGTTGGACCGAGTCGACGAGGGCAGTCACCTGCGCATGCAGGTATCTGGCCTGGACAAGATCGGCGATCCGCGCACTTTTCATTTGCTGGTCCCTGTGCCTGATGGCGCAACCGGAGAGGAAAAAATGGAGGAACTGGGCTTGATGCTGATGCAGGATGGCGAACGGACACTGGTGGACATGGTCACCTACGGCAGCCTCGCCGCCGATCTGGGGTTCGACTTCGATCAGGAAATCCTCGAAGTACTGGCGCCCGTGGACCGCATCGCCAAGGAGTGGATGTGGATACCCGGTCTGATGCTGTTCGCCATTATCGTCGGGCTGCAGTGGTCGCGCCGCAAGCCCACCGACACGCCACGAGTGGAGGCAACTGCCCGTGTATAA
- a CDS encoding universal stress protein, translated as MYNKILLAIDLNHKASWQKALPVALELCRAHEASLFIVTVLPDFGLPLVGGFFPKDFAVKARKAFSDNLREFVKEMVPKDVKVQRVVADGKPYEAILRVAKKQGVDLIVMSSHKRKRLEDYVLGTNALRVVQQSKRSVMIVR; from the coding sequence GTGTATAACAAGATCCTGCTGGCCATCGACCTGAACCATAAGGCGTCCTGGCAGAAAGCGCTGCCAGTTGCGCTGGAGCTGTGCCGGGCCCACGAGGCTTCACTATTCATCGTCACCGTATTACCCGATTTTGGCCTGCCGCTGGTGGGCGGCTTCTTCCCCAAGGATTTCGCGGTAAAGGCCAGGAAGGCTTTCAGCGACAACCTCCGTGAGTTCGTCAAGGAGATGGTCCCCAAGGATGTGAAAGTGCAACGCGTGGTGGCAGACGGCAAACCCTATGAAGCAATACTGCGGGTCGCCAAGAAGCAGGGTGTAGACCTCATTGTCATGTCGTCACACAAACGCAAACGCCTTGAAGATTACGTTCTGGGCACCAACGCGCTACGCGTTGTGCAGCAGTCGAAACGGTCGGTCATGATTGTGCGGTAG
- a CDS encoding PH domain-containing protein: MIDFENKGFFKLKQNMEYADRVAELLMEGEQVIDSYKSMRDGVVFTNKRIIAVNVKGLTGSKRDFTSLPYKDIVAYSIETSGTFDIDSELQIYFSSLGKVQFEFTGRTAIVEISKHISRHAL; encoded by the coding sequence ATGATCGATTTCGAAAACAAGGGTTTCTTCAAGCTCAAACAGAATATGGAATATGCAGACAGGGTGGCCGAGCTGCTGATGGAGGGCGAGCAGGTTATCGACTCGTACAAATCCATGCGCGATGGCGTGGTATTTACCAATAAGCGCATCATCGCGGTCAATGTGAAAGGACTGACCGGAAGTAAAAGGGATTTCACCTCTTTGCCCTACAAGGACATCGTGGCGTATTCAATTGAAACCTCCGGCACCTTCGATATTGATTCCGAACTGCAAATATATTTTTCTTCACTGGGCAAAGTGCAGTTCGAATTTACCGGCAGGACAGCGATTGTGGAGATATCGAAACATATATCCCGGCATGCGCTTTAA